The genome window GATCAGCGGCTCGAGGGTGCTGGCCATCGATGACACAGGCAATTCCAATTTCCCTTCGCTTGCATCCAGCGGCCACCGCTCGAGTTTGCCGGATGAAGGGTACTTGTGATGGAGGCATATGTGGGCGGACAGGTCTTGCGGCCTTTCCGGAACTCCGAAGCGGGTGAAGTAGTCTTTCGATCCCACGATACGGTGAGAGAACTTCCCCAAGGTCCGCACCATCAGCCGGCTGTCGATAACTTCTCCGGTTCGTACCACAGCGTCAAAACCCTCTTCAATCACATCGACCAGACGATCCGTGAAATCCAGGTCTATCGTTACCTCCGGGAACAAACGCATGAACTTGGTTATTGTCGGCATGAAAAGCATTCCGGCGAGCGGCAGGCTGACACGAAGCCGGCCGCGGGGTGCGGCCATGGTTTGCGACAATTCCTGTTCGGCGGCTTCTATTTCGGAAAAAATCCGCCGGCAGCGTTCAAGGAACATAACTCCCTCTGCCGTGATCGCGATGCTGCGGGTATTGCGGTGAAACAACCGTACCCCGAGCCTCTTCTCCAAGCGGGCCATTGTCTTGCCAACGGCAGATGACGAGACGCCGAGCGCTTCGCCTGTCCTCACGAAACTGCGGGTTTCCGCCACAATCATGAACACATTCAACGGGCCGATGTTGTCCACGGGGTAATCTCCATTGCGGACGTTGATGTCCGGGATCAACGGAGCCATAGCCCATTTTTTCAACCCGTGTCGCGGACTAACGTTGAGGTGGCGGAAGTTTCTGCCGCCTCATTTTCGAACGGAGATCAAGTGACACATCCTCATAAGGCCGAATTCCAATTCATTCCCGAAGCCACAGTGTTCATCGTGAACGTCATTCATGCCCACCCAGGCAAGCAGGAGGAAGCATTCAAGATAATCCAGGATGTCGTGCACTATGTTGCGCAACGGAAAGACGGATTTCTTTGGAGTAACCTGTCAAAAAGCACAGACGGCAAAACCGTTGTGAACATCGAGGCGATCCGCGACGAGAACAACGTCGCGGAATTTTTCTCCGATCCTGTCTTCGTCGAAAAATTCAAGATGTTGGACACTGTCTCGAAAAGTGAATTTCACATCTACAGGGTTTCCGACCTCGTGCTCCCGCCCAACTCATGAGGTAGGGACGGCAGATCCTTCCGGCCGATCAAACTTTGGGCAACCGGAAGGATCTGCGACATCCCGTTATCTTAATCTGAATAGCGGACCGTTTGTGGGCGGATCGGATGATGCACCGTCCATTGGGTACTTTCCGTGTCGGCACCAAAAGTTCAAAGCTTGCTGCTCCCCGCGATTTCAGCTAGTTTGGCGGTCGCTGTAAGTTCGTTGGGGACGGCTATCGGCCGGGGTTCACATGTCTCATAATCTTATGGTTAATGGCGACAAATATGCCGTTGATGTGGATGACGACATTCCGCTTTTATGGGTCCTTCGTGACACCATAGGTCTTACCGGCACGAAATTCGGCTGTGGCATTGCCATGTGCGGTGCCTGCACGGTGCATGTCGACGGCGTACCGATGCGGTCGTGCGTCATGCCGGTCGTTGAAGCGGTAGGCAAGCCTGTCACCACGATCGAAGCGATTGGCGATACCGCCGAAGGTGCGCGGATACAGAAAGCCTGGCTGGACATAGATGTTGCCCAGTGTGGTTACTGTCAGTCTGGACAAATCATGTCCGCGACCGCGCTGCTGGCTGCCAATCCATCGCCGACCGACGATGATATCGACGCTGTCATGGCCGGAAATATCTGCCGATGCGGCACCTATCCGCGTATTCGGGCGGCCATCAAGCTGGCGGCAAAGGCGGGGTAATGCGATGTCGATTCATGACAAAGTCAATGCTTCCGTCTCGCGTCGCCACTTTCTCATCGGCGCATCGCTCACAGGAGCAGGCCTGATCATTGGATTGCAGCCATCGCTTTCATCGGCTGCCGCGGGCGACCTTGAACCAAACCCCTTCATTCGCATTCCCGCCGATGGCAAAATTGCGCTCATCATGCCTTCCGTGGAGATGGGGCAGGGCATCTACACTTCAGTGGCGATGCTGCTCGCCGAAGAACTGGAAGTCACCCTCGACCAGGTGGTGCTGGAGCATGCGCCTGCTGATCCCACCCGTTACGCAAACCCCTTGCTTGGCGACCAGATCACCGGCGGTTCTTTCGCTATCCGCGGTGTTTACGAGCAGATGCGAAAGGCAGGCGCCAGCGCCCGTGTGATGCTGGTGAACGCCGCCGCCCGTGGTTGGGGCGTTGCGCCGGATACGTGCACCGCCGAGGCTGGGCAAGTCGTTCATGCCGCAAGCGGCCGCCGCGCAGCCTATGGCAGTCTGATCCAGGCTGCAGCATCCGAGGCGGTTCCGCAGGAGGTGCCGCTCAAGCCCGCATCGAGCTTCAAGCTGATCGGCCAGTCCATCCGGCGTCTCGACAGCCCGGAGAAGGTCAACGGTACGGCAAAATTCGGTATCGACGCCCGCCCGGAAGGCGTGTCTTACGCGGCTATCGCGATTTGTCCCCATTTCGGCGGCAAGCTGCGCTCAGTCGAGGACGGGCCAGCAATGGCGGTCAAGGGTGTCAAAAAGGTCGTCCGCATCGAGGACGCGGTTGCGGTGGTGGCTGACAATACCGGCGCTGCGCGCAAGGGGCTTGCTGCGCTCTCCATCGAGTGGGACCCGGGTCCCAGCGGCGATCTTTCATTGGCCGAACTCGAGAAGCGCGCGGAAGATGCGATCGGCGGCAAGGCCCTGCCCCACATAAATGAAGGCGATGTCGCCAAGGCCGAAGCTGAAAACGGGCCGGTTCATGATTTCATCTACCGCATGCCGATCCTCACGCATTCGGCGATGGAGCCGATGAATTGTACCCTTCACGTTCGCAAGGACAGCTGCGACGTGTGGGTCGGCACCCAGGTGGCGGGCCGGGCGCGGCAGGCCGTAGCCGATGTCACGGGCCTGCCTGTGGATAAGGTCGTCGTTCATAATCACCTTCTCGGTGGCGGTTTCGGCCGAAGGCTCGACGTCGACGGCGTTATTCTGGCGGCGAAGATTGCCAAACAGGTGGATGGCCCGGTGAAGGTTACCTGGAGCCGCGAGGAGGACATCCGCCACGACTGCTACCGCTATCTCAACTACAGCAAGATCACAGCGACGCTGGGTCCAGATGGCATGCCAGTGTCATGGCGGCATCGTGTGATCGGTCCGGCCGTCATGGCGCGCTGGCTACCCGCCTATACCCGTGACGGCATCGATCTCGACATCATGGCTGGTGCAGAGTCGCCATACGCGATCCCGAATAAGTATACCGAGTTTGTGCGCCATGAGGCTCCGGACGGAATGTTGACGGGTAACTGGCGCGGCGTCGGCGCCACACGCAATATCCCCCCGATCGAAGGCGGCATCGACGAACTGGCTCACGCCGCGAAGATCGATCCGCTCGAGTACCGCAGGCGCCTGCTTCAGCATAAGCCGCGTCTTCTGGGTGCACTTGATCTGGCCGCGGAGAAGGCCGGCTGGACGAATGCCCTCCCTCAAGGCAAGGGAAGGGGGATCGCCCTTTCGGAGGATTTCGGCAGCTTTGCCGCCATGATCTCTGAAGTCAGCGTCGGGGACGACGGAAAACTCAAGATCGACCGCATCGTTTGCGCAGTCGACTGTGGTCAGGTCATCAATCCGGACACGGTGGACGCCCAGATATTGAGCGGCGTTATCTATGGCCTCAGCGCTGCTCTCTACGGACGCATAACCGTCCAGAACGGTGCCGTCGTGGAGGGCAATTTCGACGACTCTCCCGTTCTGCGAATACATGAGACCCCGAAGATCGAGGTATATATTGTGCCGAGTTCGGAAGCGCCAGGCGGCATAGGCGAGGTCGGCACGCCGGGGGTCGCCCCCTCGCTGTTCAATGCGATCTTTGTGGCGACGGGCAAGCGGCTGCGGTCGCTGCCGATCGACCAGAACGATTTCCGGAGGGTGTAATCATGGCTACGCGTTTTGTCGCCATTGCGATCGCATCCGTTCTCGCTACGGTCGGAACCCTTGTTATTATCGGACCCTTGCAAGGCTATGCCGAGACATCGGGTAGCGGGGCGCTCAAGTCCGTCTCCGACTTCGACGCGATTACTGACACCAGCGCACGCTCGAAGGCCATCTTCGAAGAGGCAAGCCGCGTCTTGACACATCCGCGCTGCATCAACTGCCATCCGGCAACACGCAGCCCGACGCAGGGTGACGACAAGCATCCGCATGTGCCGTTGATGGTTGCCAGCAAAAGCGCATTGGGTCCGTCGGGACTTGTATGCGGCACCTGCCACGGCGCAGAGAATCGTCCGATCGTCGGAAGCCGCATGAAATCCATCCCGGGTAACGCACACTGGTCATTGGCTCCGGCCAGCATGGCCTGGCAAGGGCTCACGGTCAGCGAAATATGCCAGCAGGTCAAGGACACGAGCCGGAACGGCAATCGTTCGCACGACGATCTCGTCCGCCATATGGGCGAGGATCACCTGG of Phyllobacterium zundukense contains these proteins:
- a CDS encoding LysR family transcriptional regulator; its protein translation is MDNIGPLNVFMIVAETRSFVRTGEALGVSSSAVGKTMARLEKRLGVRLFHRNTRSIAITAEGVMFLERCRRIFSEIEAAEQELSQTMAAPRGRLRVSLPLAGMLFMPTITKFMRLFPEVTIDLDFTDRLVDVIEEGFDAVVRTGEVIDSRLMVRTLGKFSHRIVGSKDYFTRFGVPERPQDLSAHICLHHKYPSSGKLERWPLDASEGKLELPVSSMASTLEPLISMAEEGLGLACLPLFTIGRQIDDGKLVAVLDKHIEDVGEFRILWPSSRHLSPKIQAFVKFMAENLFHT
- a CDS encoding antibiotic biosynthesis monooxygenase; the protein is MTHPHKAEFQFIPEATVFIVNVIHAHPGKQEEAFKIIQDVVHYVAQRKDGFLWSNLSKSTDGKTVVNIEAIRDENNVAEFFSDPVFVEKFKMLDTVSKSEFHIYRVSDLVLPPNS
- a CDS encoding (2Fe-2S)-binding protein, which codes for MSHNLMVNGDKYAVDVDDDIPLLWVLRDTIGLTGTKFGCGIAMCGACTVHVDGVPMRSCVMPVVEAVGKPVTTIEAIGDTAEGARIQKAWLDIDVAQCGYCQSGQIMSATALLAANPSPTDDDIDAVMAGNICRCGTYPRIRAAIKLAAKAG
- a CDS encoding xanthine dehydrogenase family protein molybdopterin-binding subunit, yielding MSIHDKVNASVSRRHFLIGASLTGAGLIIGLQPSLSSAAAGDLEPNPFIRIPADGKIALIMPSVEMGQGIYTSVAMLLAEELEVTLDQVVLEHAPADPTRYANPLLGDQITGGSFAIRGVYEQMRKAGASARVMLVNAAARGWGVAPDTCTAEAGQVVHAASGRRAAYGSLIQAAASEAVPQEVPLKPASSFKLIGQSIRRLDSPEKVNGTAKFGIDARPEGVSYAAIAICPHFGGKLRSVEDGPAMAVKGVKKVVRIEDAVAVVADNTGAARKGLAALSIEWDPGPSGDLSLAELEKRAEDAIGGKALPHINEGDVAKAEAENGPVHDFIYRMPILTHSAMEPMNCTLHVRKDSCDVWVGTQVAGRARQAVADVTGLPVDKVVVHNHLLGGGFGRRLDVDGVILAAKIAKQVDGPVKVTWSREEDIRHDCYRYLNYSKITATLGPDGMPVSWRHRVIGPAVMARWLPAYTRDGIDLDIMAGAESPYAIPNKYTEFVRHEAPDGMLTGNWRGVGATRNIPPIEGGIDELAHAAKIDPLEYRRRLLQHKPRLLGALDLAAEKAGWTNALPQGKGRGIALSEDFGSFAAMISEVSVGDDGKLKIDRIVCAVDCGQVINPDTVDAQILSGVIYGLSAALYGRITVQNGAVVEGNFDDSPVLRIHETPKIEVYIVPSSEAPGGIGEVGTPGVAPSLFNAIFVATGKRLRSLPIDQNDFRRV
- a CDS encoding Isoquinoline 1-oxidoreductase subunit, which translates into the protein MATRFVAIAIASVLATVGTLVIIGPLQGYAETSGSGALKSVSDFDAITDTSARSKAIFEEASRVLTHPRCINCHPATRSPTQGDDKHPHVPLMVASKSALGPSGLVCGTCHGAENRPIVGSRMKSIPGNAHWSLAPASMAWQGLTVSEICQQVKDTSRNGNRSHDDLVRHMGEDHLVGWAWHPGEGRTAPPGSQETFAALIAAWVKTGADCPN